In the genome of Cydia strobilella chromosome Z, ilCydStro3.1, whole genome shotgun sequence, one region contains:
- the LOC134754246 gene encoding uncharacterized protein LOC134754246 — MESPPSFSTHSEVPPLSEDSGLLITSGSFSSDSASGWHHVTSELQESDFDEKSLSLCESTETSERMCGDFFNTVKKGPGKVLLTTIDPPPEFQDNPVPLNIVEVATLFVPPTVAYNNDSVKSKSSVLEIPMTTRHLSPLYGKKLKPESLYERRQCLNHRFASPRLLHLSPCRGTRPSSRNSLTSRLSSSHNSLITQFQDDSSFITQAISHDTLSANTSDITDMYNVPFDSDIYAVPVDMVRPGQSNMRKGKKPPRTNKKRGKNASQNLTTNHVQTDRNHKPKETTNRYKDSKNKRHSLPSSSCRKNISDSEADSLHLTLREMRKYLHTLYSSSSDSECRNTLNKKNNITNVEIHVRPSKDAKTNKDNEICSALETNNNHKKPHKNSFGMNIKNKKHKEVPKDDTADKSVKPPRQSQKKMSPVRILSLNLKQSFCNLFRWRRAGGLERDRGEEVVVEPPAAVRRALPPLPSAPQSSRREGDDAVMDFATSIQRVKDYGWYWGPISVEAAEKILSNEPDGSFIVRDSSDDHYIFTLTFKLNGMRHVRIEHDQGNFCFGGCTMFKAQTIVEFIENAVETSRSGRYLFFLNLRPVLGPVRVQLLYPVSRFKRVQSLQHMCRFVILKYVRRDLISSLPLPRRLLDYLNATHYYSELLAEI, encoded by the exons ATGGAGTCACCGCCTTCGTTTTCAACACATTCCGAGGTGCCTCCTTTAAGTGAAGATAGTGGTCTACTCATCACCAGCGGATCCTTCTCGAGCGATTCCGCTAGCGGCTGGCATCACGTTACATCCGAG TTACAAGAAAGTGACTTTGATGAAAAATCTCTGTCACTATGCGAGTCGACGGAGACATCGGAGCGAATGTGTGGCGATTTTTTTAACACTGTCAAGAAAGGCCCTGGAAAAGTCTTACTAACGACTATTGACCCGCCTCCTGAATTTCAG GACAACCCAGTGCCCCTTAATATTGTGGAAGTGGCAACTTTATTTGTACCTCCAACCGTTGCGTACAATAATGACTCTGTAAAGTCAAAATCATCGGTTCTTGAAATTCCTATGACAACGAGACATTTGTCTCCATTATACGGGAAGAAATTGAAACCGGAATCTTTGTACGAGCGGCGGCAGTGCCTGAACCACCGGTTCGCGAGCCCGCGGCTGCTGCACCTAAGCCCGTGCCGCGGCACGCGCCCCTCCTCGCGGAACTCGCTCACCTCCCGCCTCTCCAGCAGCCACAACTCCCTCATCACACAGTTCCAGGACGACTCCAGCTTCATCACCCAAGCCATCTCTCACGACACGCTCTCCGCCAACACCTCCGACATCACTGACATGTACAATGTGCCCTTCGACAGCGACATCTACGCGGTCCCCGTCGACATGGTTCGCCCCGGTCAAAGCAATATGAGAAAAGGCAAAAAACCACCCAGGACCAACAAGAAACGCGGCAAAAACGCATCTCAAAATTTGACAACGAATCACGTGCAAACCGACAGAAATCACAAGCCAAAGGAAACGACGAACCGATATAAAGATTCCAAAAATAAAAGGCACAGCTTGCCAAGTTCGTCTTGTAGGAAGAACATATCTGACTCAGAGGCGGACTCGCTCCACCTGACGTTGCGCGAAATGCGAAAATATTTGCACACTCTGTACTCTAGCTCGAGCGACTCCGAGTGCCGGAACACTCTGAACAAGAAGAATAATATAACGAACGTGGAGATACACGTGCGGCCATCGAAAGACGCCAAGACGAATAAGGATAATGAGATATGCAGTGCGTTAGAAACGAATAACAATCATAAAAAGCCTCATAAAAACTCTTTTGGTATGAATATTAAGAATAAGAAGCATAAAGAGGTTCCCAAGGACGATACGGCCGATAAGAGTGTTAAGCCGCCGCGTCAGAGTCAAAAGAAGATGTCGCCGGTGCGGATTTTGTCGTTGAACTTGAAGCAGagtttttgtaatttgtttCGTTGGCGGCGGGCGGGGGGGTTGGAGCGGGATCGGGGGGAGGAGGTGGTGGTTGAGCCGCCGGCGGCGGTGCGACGCGCGCTACCGCCGCTGCCGTCCGCGCCGCAGTCGTCGCGCCGAGAGGGAGACGACGCCGTCATGGACTTCGCTACCTCCATACAGAGGGTCAAAGAC TATGGCTGGTATTGGGGTCCTATATCGGTGGAGGCGGCCGAGAAGATCCTCTCGAACGAACCTGACGGCTCGTTCATAGTGCGCGACAGTAGCGATGACCATTACATATTCACATTAACTTTTAAGCTAAATGGAATGAGACATGTAAGGATTGAACACGATCAGG GTAATTTCTGTTTCGGCGGATGCACAATGTTCAAAGCGCAGACAATAGTGGAGTTCATAGAGAACGCGGTGGAGACGTCGCGCAGCGGACGCTACCTGTTCTTCCTGAACCTGCGGCCGGTGCTCGGACCCGTGCGCGTGCAGCTGCTTTACCCCGTCTCGCGGTTCAAGCGCGTGCAGAGCCTGCAGCACATGTGCAG GTTTGTGATATTAAAATACGTAAGACGGGACCTGATAAGCAGCCTGCCGCTGCCGCGACGTCTCCTGGACTACCTGAACGCCACACACTACTACTCAGAACTCCTTGCCGAAATATAG